The Bacteroidota bacterium nucleotide sequence AATTGAAAAAGGGAACTACTGTTGGATATAATCGTAGTGGTTTATTAGAGAGGGATTCTTTAGTTGCAACGATAGGTGTAGGTTATGCTGATGGGTTTCCCCGATTATTGGGAAATGGAAATGCTTTTGTAAAGGTTAATGGCAAATTAGTTCCTACGATTGGCAATATATGCATGGATATGAGCATGATTGATTTGACAGGAGTAGACGCAAAAGTAGGGGATGAGGTTATTCTTTTTGACGAAGAATTAACTGTTTCGCACATGGCTGAAAAATGTCAAACAATTCCATATGAAATTCTGGCAGGTATTTCGCAAAGGGTGAAACGAATTTATTTTAATGAATAAAAAAATACCATGGATAAAACAGCAAAAACAGCATATACCATTCATCCTCTAATGTCAAAAAGATATAGTCCTCGCACGTTTGAAGATCGTATGATTGAAGAAGATAAACTCAATCGAATTTTTGAAGCAATACGTTGGGCACCATCATCCATGAATGATCAGCCTTGGAATTTACTGGTTGGTTTGAAAGGGAAAAATGATGTATATGATAAAATTATGGATTCTTTGGCAGAATTCAATCAGATTTGGGCAAAGTTAGCACCTGTCCTAGTCGTAATAGTAGCTGATAAGATTTCAGCCAAGACAGGAACAACTAACAATGTGTATCAATATGATGCTGGTCAAGCTGCATCCTATTTGAGTATGCAAGCAATGGAAGAAAACATCTACACCCATCAAATGGGCGGTTTTGATAAAGATAAAATGCAAACTATTTTCAATATTCCTGAACAATTTGAGCCTGTCAGTGTGATTGCCTTAGGCTATTTAGGTGAACTTGAAAACCTTCCGGAAAACTTTCAGAAAATGGAAATGACTGAACGAGTTAGAAAGGAGCAGAGTGAATTTGTATTTTGGAATGCTTGGGGTAAATAATAATTTCAAGTTTTAAGAGATTTTTTTTTTGTAACATATTTCCTAATCTTTACAATACAGGACTTTTTGGTATTAAATATCAAAAAGTCCTATGAAAAAGATACAGATTCTTGCAACACTACTCTTCCTATTTACAATACCAGCAATCGCTCAGAAGGCTGACTCCAACAAACTGATTATTTCTGACTTGGGAGATCGAATTCAGCTAAGTACTGGAGATACAGTCATGGATTTCTCTTATGAATATTTTGGTGAGTATTATTTGAATAAAGCAATAAACAGAGCTGGTGAAGGCGATTTTGAAGGTGCTATCAGTGAACTTAATGCAGCTCTTTTATATGTTGTTGATGATCCTAACATCTACTTTAATAGAGGATTGGCAAAATATTATCTTGAGGATTATACATCCTCAATTGAAGATCTTTCAATTGCTATTGAACTTAATTCAAGCCATGAGGATGCGCTAAATCAAAGAGGAATTATCTACAGTAAGAATAATGAATATAGCTTAGCAGAAGCTGATTTTGATCAAGCTATCAAATTTTATCCTGATAATTCAAAAGCTTATTACAATAAAGGCATTAACTATTTACTAAAAGGGAATTCAGTGGAAGCATGTCGATTATTGGAGATAGCAAAGGACAAAGGAGATGAAAAAGCTGCAGGTGTAATAGAGCAATATTGCTATTAGTTTATATGTCAGGTTCATAATTTTGGACTGCCAAAATATTCTCAAAGAAACAATTTGTCTGATTTTTGAATAAGTAAAATCCTATTAGAAATATATAAAAGAAATCAATGGCAAAATATGCAAAATGGATTGGAGGTGGTGTTGGCTGGGCACTTGGTGGTGTAATTGGCGGCTTAATTGGCTTTGCACTAGGTAGTGCAGTTGATGGTATGAAAATTCAGCAGGATGATAAAGGCGATTCTCAAACACGTCCTGGCGATTTTGCGGCTTCTCTGCTTGTTCTTTCTGCTGCCGTAATGAAAGCTGATGGACGGATTTTAAAGTCTGAATTGGAATTTGTAAAATCTTTTTTCAAAAAGCAGTTTGGTGAATCTCAAACGCTTGAATACATGCAGACATTACGAAAGATTCTAATTCAGGAATTCAGTACTGATGAAGTTTGCAGCCAAATCAGGCACTATATGGATTATTCTTCGAGAGTTCAGCTGCTGCATTACTTATTTGGAATTGCCAAGGCTGATCAGTGGGTTGATCAAAAAGAAAGAAAAGTAATTCAACAAATAGGGAAAGGCTTGGGTATCAATCAAATTGATTTCGATTCTGTACAAGCTATGTTTTACAAGGATATAAATAGTTCATACAAAATTCTGGAAGTGGATGAAAAGGCATCAGCCGAAGAAATTAAAAAAGCATATCGAAAAATGGCTGTCAAATTTCACCCTGACAAAGTTGCACATTTAGGTGAAGAATTTCAAAAAGCTGCCAAAGAAAAATTTCAGAAAGTAAATGAAGCTTACGAAAGCCTGAAAAAAGAAAAGAATTTTAATTAATCCTTAAACTCTAGGTACTTAGAACTTTTGTGCACTTTAGGTACTCAGTTTAATCCATTTCTTCCTCAACATATTCTTTCATTGGCCCCATAAAGTGATCTTCCCAACCTTCTTTTATTGTAATAAAAGAGGTGGAAGGGATTTTTTCATGAGTTAAAACCAATTCTGTATGGCCTGCAACTTCTCTCAGCTTGATTGTTACAAAGGAGTATTTCTCCCAAGTTTCTTCCTTCCATTCTTGAATGATTTGATCAGGTTTAACAATGACGTAACGACCGTTTATCGTATCATTCCACATCGAGAAACGTCCCCCTTCTACAGGGTTCATTTCTGCCATGCTGCCACTCCAATCTTCAATAATATCCTGATCGGTAAGTGCTTTGAATACGTTTTCTAATTTGGAATTAAAATAGTATGTTTTGGTAAAAGATTTCATTTTTCGTGAAATAGATTATTTATTTAATAATTATCTGTTTGGTAATAATTTCATCAGCACTTTGTAGCTGTACAAAATACATACCTTTTGCAAACTGATTTACATATACCTTTTTTGACATATAAGGATAATCTGAAAAAACATCTGTATAAACAATTTGCCCAACAGCTGATAAAATATTTATTGTGTATTTTGTACTAGATGGTTTATTTATTTCAATAGTTAAAATCTGATCTGCTGGTATTGGATACACTCTAAATCCTATCGATTCAGCTGCATCTTTTAGAGATGTATTAATTCCTATTGTTTGGTAGACTGAATCTGATCCGCAGCTATTGCTAATGACAAGTTTGACCGTATACGAACCATTACTACTATAAGTGTGCGTAGGGTTTTCCATTTCTGAACTGTTTCCATCACCAAAATCCCATCTATATTTTCTAGCGTGTGCTGAATTGTTCTTGAAATCTACAGACGTTAGATTTTTTGTATAAGTAAATACAGCCTGAGGGTTGTCATCAATCCAAATATTTACTTCTTTTTTACCACTGAAACAAGCAGGCTCACTTACTTCCCAATCGTAATAAAAATAGTAAAATCCAGCTTGACTGGCAGAGCTGCCAGTAATAGTCAATATACTATCTAATTCATAAGGGTAATCAGTACCGCTATTATTTCTATATAAATTAGATCCAGCGTTTGAACCCAGTCTGAAATTAGATCCTACAGCTAATTCAAAATCTAAAGTTATGCGACTTTCACCATCTGGAATTGATAGAACTTTTTGATGGATAATTGTGCCATTTTCATCTTTCAGAA carries:
- a CDS encoding ATPase, with amino-acid sequence MKSFTKTYYFNSKLENVFKALTDQDIIEDWSGSMAEMNPVEGGRFSMWNDTINGRYVIVKPDQIIQEWKEETWEKYSFVTIKLREVAGHTELVLTHEKIPSTSFITIKEGWEDHFMGPMKEYVEEEMD
- a CDS encoding tetratricopeptide repeat protein; translation: MKKIQILATLLFLFTIPAIAQKADSNKLIISDLGDRIQLSTGDTVMDFSYEYFGEYYLNKAINRAGEGDFEGAISELNAALLYVVDDPNIYFNRGLAKYYLEDYTSSIEDLSIAIELNSSHEDALNQRGIIYSKNNEYSLAEADFDQAIKFYPDNSKAYYNKGINYLLKGNSVEACRLLEIAKDKGDEKAAGVIEQYCY
- a CDS encoding nitroreductase family protein, with the translated sequence MDKTAKTAYTIHPLMSKRYSPRTFEDRMIEEDKLNRIFEAIRWAPSSMNDQPWNLLVGLKGKNDVYDKIMDSLAEFNQIWAKLAPVLVVIVADKISAKTGTTNNVYQYDAGQAASYLSMQAMEENIYTHQMGGFDKDKMQTIFNIPEQFEPVSVIALGYLGELENLPENFQKMEMTERVRKEQSEFVFWNAWGK
- a CDS encoding DnaJ domain-containing protein, whose product is MAKYAKWIGGGVGWALGGVIGGLIGFALGSAVDGMKIQQDDKGDSQTRPGDFAASLLVLSAAVMKADGRILKSELEFVKSFFKKQFGESQTLEYMQTLRKILIQEFSTDEVCSQIRHYMDYSSRVQLLHYLFGIAKADQWVDQKERKVIQQIGKGLGINQIDFDSVQAMFYKDINSSYKILEVDEKASAEEIKKAYRKMAVKFHPDKVAHLGEEFQKAAKEKFQKVNEAYESLKKEKNFN